Proteins encoded by one window of Arachis hypogaea cultivar Tifrunner chromosome 1, arahy.Tifrunner.gnm2.J5K5, whole genome shotgun sequence:
- the LOC112797164 gene encoding probable serine/threonine-protein kinase CST isoform X2 — MGQCFGSLSSAQNPSSSTLSKAQYSGSASTDSRNVGFSATTASSAGKSQFSEIASGSIIDDGTSSLPSSSGQILERPNLKVFSFGDLKSATKSFKSDTLLGEGGFGRVYKGWLDEKTLTPAKAGSGMVVAIKKLNSESTQGFQEWQSEVNFLGRLSHPNLVKLLGYCWDDDELLLVYEFMPKGSLENHLFRRNPNIEPLSWNTRIKIAIGAARGLAFLHASEKQVIYRDFKASNILLDGNYNAKISDFGLAKLGPAVGASHVTTRVMGTYGYAAPEYIATGHLYVKSDVYGFGVVLLEMMSGLRALDTKRPTGQQNLVEWVKPNLSNKRKLKTIMDARIDGQYSQKAAQQAAQLTLKCLEPDPKNRPSMKEVVEALEAIESMQDKSKESKNRGSHSSAASKSHHHSRQRVSKAKV, encoded by the exons ATGGGTCAATGCTTTGGCTCTCTCTCTTCTGCTCAAAACCCTTCATCCTCTACCCTCTCCAAGGCTCAGTATTCAG GTTCAGCTAGCACTGACAGCAGGAATGTGGGATTCTCGGCGACCACCGCTAGCAGCGCCGGGAAGAGCCAGTTCTCGGAGATTGCAAGCGGCAGCATCATCGATGACGGGACTAGTTCGCTTCCATCTTCAAGTGGCCAGATCCTGGAGAGGCCTAATTTGAAAGTGTTCAGTTTCGGGGACCTGAAATCCGCGACAAAGAGCTTCAAATCAGATACATTGCTCGGTGAAGGTGGGTTTGGCAGAGTATATAAAGGGTGGTTGGATGAGAAGACACTCACACCAGCAAAGGCAGGGTCAGGGATGGTGGTTGCTATCAAGAAATTGAACTCTGAAAGCACTCAAGGGTTTCAAGAGTGGCAG TCAGAAGTAAACTTCTTAGGAAGGCTTTCTCACCCGAACCTGGTAAAGCTATTAGGGTACTGTTGGGACGACGACGAGCTTCTACTTGTGTATGAGTTCATGCCAAAGGGGAGCTTGGAGAATCATCTTTTCAGAA GGAATCCTAACATAGAACCACTTTCATGGAACACCCGAATTAAGATAGCTATTGGCGCAGCAAGGGGCCTCGCTTTCTTGCACGCTTCCGAAAAACAAGTCATATACAGAGATTTCAAGGCTTCAAATATACTACTTGACGGG AATTACAACGCGAAAATATCAGATTTCGGCTTGGCTAAATTGGGCCCTGCTGTGGGAGCATCGCATGTAACTACCAGAGTCATGGGCACATATGGCTATGCTGCTCCGGAGTACATTGCAACAG GTCACTTGTATGTGAAGAGTGATGTCTACGGCTTTGGCGTAGTTCTACTTGAAATGATGTCAGGCTTGCGCGCGCTCGATACAAAGCGGCCGACAGGGCAACAGAATCTGGTTGAATGGGTTAAGCCTAATCTCTCCAACAAGAGAAAGTTGAAAACCATAATGGATGCTAGGATTGATGGCCAATATTCACAAAAGGCGGCGCAGCAGGCGGCGCAACTCACTCTGAAATGCTTGGAACCGGACCCCAAAAACCGACCGTCGATGAAAGAAGTTGTGGAGGCATTGGAAGCCATAGAATCAATGCAAGATAAATCCAAGGAGTCCAAGAATAGAGGTTCTCATTCTTCTGCAGCCTCTAAGAGTCACCATCATTCAAGGCAAAGAGTTTCAAAAGCAAAAGTATGA
- the LOC112797180 gene encoding dehydrodolichyl diphosphate synthase CPT3, translating into MQISNGYTVHLLEGLYCYLRRLLFKVLCVGEVPNHIAFIMDGNRRFAKKNNLAEGEGHKAGFSALLSILRYCYELGVKYVTVYAFSIDNFRRKPKDVQSLMELMRQKIEELLQQESIINEYGVRLHFIGNISMLSEPVRVAVDKAMRVTAHNNHRVLFICVAYTSRDEMVHAVYQSCKQKWSHLNGEEPSKVVKNGGIEKVKGMICSKNGVFENKVEKHSVPPPSSCSLIELVDVERNMYMAVAPDPDILIRTSGEARLSNFLLWQAGTCPLYAPSSLWPEIGLRHLVLAVLNFQKYHHYLENKKEKKKHKNF; encoded by the exons atgcagatAAGTAACGGTTACACAGTGCACTTGTTAGAAGGGTTATATTGTTATCTAAGAAGACTTCTCTTTAAAGTGTTATGTGTTGGGGAAGTGCCAAATCACATTGCATTCATAATGGATGGTAATAGAAGGtttgcaaagaagaacaatttgGCTGAAGGTGAAGGCCACAAAGCTGGATTTTCAGCTCTCTTATCCATCCTCAG GTACTGTTATGAACTGGGAGTGAAGTATGTAACTGTATATGCATTCAGCATTGACAACTTTAGAAGGAAGCCAAAAGATGTTCAAAGTTTAATGGAACTTATGAGGCAGAAGATTGAAGAGTTGCTTCAACAAGAAAGCATCATCAATGAGTATGGTGTGAGGTTGCATTTCATTGGAAACATTTCAATGCTTAGTGAGCCTGTCAGGGTTGCTGTGGACAAGGCAATGCGAGTCACTGCCCACAACAACCACAGAGTTCTTTTCATCTGCGTCGCGTATACTTCGCGCGACGAGATGGTGCATGCCGTCTACCAATCTTGCAAGCAAAAGTGGAGCCATCTTAATGGTGAAGAGCCATCAAAAGTAGTTAAGAATGGTGGTATAG AGAAAGTGAAAGGGATGATTTGTAGCAAGAATGGAGTGTTTGAGAACAAAGTTGAGAAACATAGTGTTCCTCCTccctcttcttgttctctaataGAATTGGTGGATGTTGAGAGGAATATGTACATGGCAGTGGCACCAGACCCTGACATATTGATCCGAACTTCCGGTGAGGCGCGGCTGAGCAACTTTCTTCTGTGGCAGGCTGGTACCTGCCCTCTGTATGCACCATCTTCACTTTGGCCTGAGATAGGTTTGAGGCACTTGGTCTTGGCAGTGTTGAACTTCCAAAAGTACCATCATTACTTGGAgaacaagaaagagaagaagaagcacaagaaCTTTTAA
- the LOC112805619 gene encoding phosphoinositide phosphatase SAC6-like: MPFQWEQIVDLTYKPKFEILKPDEAPRVMERHFLDLRKKYGSVVAIDLVNTHGGEGRLYEKFSSTAQQVAGDDVRYIHFDFHGTCGHIHFDRLSILYDQISDFLERNGYLLLNEKGEKMKEQLGVVRTNCVDCLDRTNVTQSMIGRNMLEYQLRRLGVFGAEETISSHPNLDDKFKILWADHGDDISIQYSGTPALKGDFTRFGHRTVQGILTDGWNALMRYYLNNFADGTKQDAIDLMQGHYIISVGRDMTPTSQNGGIESIASFPLALGLVLTGFFFATMSLRQVRYDFRHFFLSLMWAGISIGIAAFVRANGRVFCNRPRLHKPRS; encoded by the exons ATGCCATTCCAATGGGAGCAAATTGTTGACTTAACATACAAGCCAAAGTTTGAGATATTGAAACCTGATGAAGCT CCTCGAGTCATGGAGCGTCATTTCTTagatttgagaaaaaaatatggGAGTGTGGTAGCTATTGATCTTGTCAACACG CATGGAGGAGAGGGGAGGCTATATGAAAAATTTTCGAGCACGGCGCAGCAGGTGGCAGGTGATGATGTAAG ATATATACACTTTGATTTCCATGGCACATGTGGTCACATTCATTTTGATCGTCTCTCAATCCTCTATGATCAAATTTCAGATTTTCTTGAGAGAAACGG ATATCTTCTGTTGAATGAAAAGGGAGAGAAAATGAAGGAGCAACTTGGAGTTGTTAGGACCAACTGTGTTGATTGTTTAGACCGTACAAATGTTACTCAG AGCATGATTGGACGGAATATGCTGGAATACCAGCTTAGAAGACTTGGTGTCTTTGGAGCTGAAGAAACAATTAGTTCACATCCAAATCTGGATGATAAATTTAAGATCT TGTGGGCAGATCATGGTGATGACATTAGTATTCAATATTCAGGCACTCCTGCTCTGAAAGGAGATTTTACCAG ATTTGGACACCGCACTGTTCAAGGCATACTAACTGATGGTTGGAATGCTCTTATGCgttattatttgaataatttcGCTGATGGAACAAAGCAG GATGCAATTGATCTCATGCAAGGACATTACATAATCTCTGTTGGAAGAGATATGACTCCAACTTCTCAGAATGGAGGCATTGAATCTATTGCT TCTTTTCCTCTGGCTCTAGGCCTGGTTTTGACTGGATTCTTTTTCGCTACCATGTCCTTGAGACAAG TTCGATACGATTTTCGGCACTTCTTCCTTTCACTAATGTGGGCAGGAATTAGTATCGGTATAGCAGCGTTCGTGAGGGCGAACGGCCGAGTTTTCTGCAACAGGCCACGCCTACACAAGCCCCGGTCTTAG
- the LOC112797164 gene encoding probable serine/threonine-protein kinase CST isoform X1, which yields MGQCFGSLSSAQNPSSSTLSKAQYSGSASTDSRNVGFSATTASSAGKSQFSEIASGSIIDDGTSSLPSSSGQILERPNLKVFSFGDLKSATKSFKSDTLLGEGGFGRVYKGWLDEKTLTPAKAGSGMVVAIKKLNSESTQGFQEWQSEVNFLGRLSHPNLVKLLGYCWDDDELLLVYEFMPKGSLENHLFRTGNPNIEPLSWNTRIKIAIGAARGLAFLHASEKQVIYRDFKASNILLDGNYNAKISDFGLAKLGPAVGASHVTTRVMGTYGYAAPEYIATGHLYVKSDVYGFGVVLLEMMSGLRALDTKRPTGQQNLVEWVKPNLSNKRKLKTIMDARIDGQYSQKAAQQAAQLTLKCLEPDPKNRPSMKEVVEALEAIESMQDKSKESKNRGSHSSAASKSHHHSRQRVSKAKV from the exons ATGGGTCAATGCTTTGGCTCTCTCTCTTCTGCTCAAAACCCTTCATCCTCTACCCTCTCCAAGGCTCAGTATTCAG GTTCAGCTAGCACTGACAGCAGGAATGTGGGATTCTCGGCGACCACCGCTAGCAGCGCCGGGAAGAGCCAGTTCTCGGAGATTGCAAGCGGCAGCATCATCGATGACGGGACTAGTTCGCTTCCATCTTCAAGTGGCCAGATCCTGGAGAGGCCTAATTTGAAAGTGTTCAGTTTCGGGGACCTGAAATCCGCGACAAAGAGCTTCAAATCAGATACATTGCTCGGTGAAGGTGGGTTTGGCAGAGTATATAAAGGGTGGTTGGATGAGAAGACACTCACACCAGCAAAGGCAGGGTCAGGGATGGTGGTTGCTATCAAGAAATTGAACTCTGAAAGCACTCAAGGGTTTCAAGAGTGGCAG TCAGAAGTAAACTTCTTAGGAAGGCTTTCTCACCCGAACCTGGTAAAGCTATTAGGGTACTGTTGGGACGACGACGAGCTTCTACTTGTGTATGAGTTCATGCCAAAGGGGAGCTTGGAGAATCATCTTTTCAGAA CAGGGAATCCTAACATAGAACCACTTTCATGGAACACCCGAATTAAGATAGCTATTGGCGCAGCAAGGGGCCTCGCTTTCTTGCACGCTTCCGAAAAACAAGTCATATACAGAGATTTCAAGGCTTCAAATATACTACTTGACGGG AATTACAACGCGAAAATATCAGATTTCGGCTTGGCTAAATTGGGCCCTGCTGTGGGAGCATCGCATGTAACTACCAGAGTCATGGGCACATATGGCTATGCTGCTCCGGAGTACATTGCAACAG GTCACTTGTATGTGAAGAGTGATGTCTACGGCTTTGGCGTAGTTCTACTTGAAATGATGTCAGGCTTGCGCGCGCTCGATACAAAGCGGCCGACAGGGCAACAGAATCTGGTTGAATGGGTTAAGCCTAATCTCTCCAACAAGAGAAAGTTGAAAACCATAATGGATGCTAGGATTGATGGCCAATATTCACAAAAGGCGGCGCAGCAGGCGGCGCAACTCACTCTGAAATGCTTGGAACCGGACCCCAAAAACCGACCGTCGATGAAAGAAGTTGTGGAGGCATTGGAAGCCATAGAATCAATGCAAGATAAATCCAAGGAGTCCAAGAATAGAGGTTCTCATTCTTCTGCAGCCTCTAAGAGTCACCATCATTCAAGGCAAAGAGTTTCAAAAGCAAAAGTATGA